The window TGTACTTTTCGTGAATGTTAAAGTAGTTTAGCTTAGCAGCTAACGGCGCGTCTAGAAGAATGCAGTTCGGTTTAACGTTGATACGCCATACTCACTGACGTTAGAGATTTATCCGGGGAATGTTCTAACTATTCCCAACGATTGGTAACGCAGTAACTGGTAACTAAGTAAAACTACGTTAGCATTGAAGTGTCCGATTTGTAATGTGCCGGATGTGTTCCGACCTAGGCCTTATGTCTAGTGCACGGTTAACGCTAGCTTTCATGTCATTAGGGTACTATTATGTTGTGGAGTACAGTACGGTGGCTAGCGTAAACCGCGAAGTGGCCTTACAACAAAAGCTAGGTCTGACGGTTTTCAGCTCTGCTCCTCGCAAATTGACGTTTTTAATCCCTCCTCATACTCCTTCAGTTACAAGTGTCATATGACGCACACAGGGCACATTCATTTGCTAAACGTTCTAGAAATTTGCAATTAGgaatataatgaaaaagagCTGACACTATTACTAATTATTAATGTCAAGAGAAGCATGTTTGTTCATAGTATATTTTcatagtatatatttttatctgaacattCCACAGCGTAAACATTGACAGAATTAAGCTAAAGAATACCTAAGATATCTGGGAATTCAAAAAGAACGAGATCAAGTCTTTATGTCAGTGAATATCTGAAAGTCGGAGCTCTTTGATGTGGCCATCACAGAGCCCCAAACAGGTCGTTTGAGACGAGTTCTGTATTCTCTTAAAAGCATTGAATTCTGAGGTAAGATTTTAGTTTTGAGTTCTAActggttttgaatgaggaagtAATAGCAGTAACCAAGGAAGTGTACCTACTGCTTTGTTAAAATGAAATGGCTATACAAGTAAACAAATCCCAACTCAATATGCTCACTCATTGTAGCCTTTGAATATAGCTAAGGATTTACAGGTTTTTATAAGGAATACAGTCCATATGGAAATGTGAATAATCATATACATTAGTTGTATTATTTGCtcaaatgtataatgtattttatttctgccACTATATTTACTTTAGGTTGAGAGTACTAATGACACACAATGCAGTTTCATCAGCTATGCGCAATCACTTTATTCGCTTTTGTGGGTTAAGGGTCTTTGTTCCATAAATCCTTAAGCTACTCAGGAATGTCTGCATTTCTTGTACTATGTCTGAAAGGTGGCTAAATTCTTGGGTCTACAATGGACTACTGCAGAGATGTAGTTTTTGCATTGGTCAAGTCAAATGGTGATGCTTGTGTTGTGGAACTCAACCCTTTTCTTGTGAAGTGCCACAATCTTCTAGAATCTTCATCCTGTTCTAAGGCTTACGATAGTACTTCCACACTGTTCAAGACGGTTAGGTAAACAATATGGAGCAAACATGGGTGTGGCGGGTCTATCCCACAAATGTGCCATACTTAACATAATGTGTTTTCTCTCCTACCGACAGCCACATCTAAGCTCATCCCTTTCAGTGACGTCACTACAGTGGCCTGGTCCTTGGACCTTTCAGAACTGCAGCCATGCAGCCCCCTCCCCGGCCCGGCCCCCCAGGTGTTTCCCGACCCCCTCAGGCCAGTGGTGGGCCCAATGCCTTCCGGAGACAGAGGCCTCATAAAAATACAGGCTCCATGGCGGGACAACCACCCCCTGCCCAGCCCATGACAGACCCCTTTGCTTTTGGCAGACAAAATGCCCCTATACTTGCAGCACCCAGTAGCAGCCCTCAACCTATTCAAAACATGGCTCCCAGTACCTACCCCCAGGCTGGAATGAGTCAGGGGCTTCACCAGTCACAACCACTGGAAGATGCACAGGCTGGGGCTGCACCTCTTGACCCACAACTATCTTCTACCCCAGGGGTAAGCCTCTTTACCCCTCATAGTGGTATGTCCCCGTTCCCTGGAGCGCTCCTCTGCCCCCCAGACCATGCATCCCCCAGTGCAGAGCAGGGCTATTTCAACTCTAGCGTGCCAGTACCCTCTATGACCCCAAGGCCTCCTCCCATGGCCTCGGCCCCTGTGCCCGGCCAAGCACCACATGCCCCGGACCACAGGGGTGAGCCCCCACCTCGTGTGATGCCCTTCCCGCCTGTGTTTGCCGCTTCCTCTCAGTGGGGCCACGACCATGGGAGTCGTCCTCCGTCTGTTCAGAACTATTTCCAACCCACTAGTGACCCTCTGCCCATGACTTATCACACCCCTGCACAGATACCCTCGCCTCATGGCGCCCCTCCTGTACAACAGACCCTACCTAGTCCCCAGCAACCAGACAAGGCACCTAGCTCCCAGTGGTCCAACCTGGCTAATGCAAATGGATTACAGCAACATGACTCCCATTTCCAGAATCAGAGCTATTTGAGCCAAAGTTCAGCTTCACAGGAATCCAGGTTGAACCAACCCCCCCAGGACCTGGCCTATCATCAGATGGGTGCTGGCCCTAGCCTGACTCGCCCCGACTCTGCCGGTTCTCACTATCGGCCAGACTCTGCCGGATCTCATCATGGATCGGCCCCTGCACCAGTCCCCTACGTTGCAGATGGGACCATTTCCATGTTTTTCGAAGGCAGCGATGTGGAGAATGAGGAAACCCTTGCCGGGGAGGGAGGCAGAACAGTGAATGGGCTCCAGCCCTCCCACAGTCATGAGCAGATGTCTTCCCATAACCCCCAAGCCCATCTGCTGGCTGGAGTGGAGGCCCCCCAAGGTTACCAAGCCCCCCCCCTAGAAGCTGACCAGCCACCACCCTACATGTTTGATAATAACTTTCCTGGAGCTGAAGATACCGCTCAGCCGAAACCTACCGAGGGCCAATTTGACCACGTGGAAAACCTGGAGTGTGTCACCAACCAGGAGGTCCTGCCAAGCGAGCCCCAGAGCAGCCCGGTTGCAGCAGCTGCCCACGGAGGAGTTCGTTACGAGGTTGGCCCCAATCTGGAGACCCCAGACTGTGTTTCCCGGCCCATGCGCTCCGCCAGTGTCTCTTCCAGTTACAGCAACATGAGCCACAGCAGCGGCACCGGTATAGTTCCACGCCGGCATCAGGGAGTAGTTGGCACTTTCATCCAGCAAGAAAGCCCCCGACCCTCTGAGGATGTACACTTGGCAGCCGCTtcaggtggctactttgaacaGATTGACACCTCTCCGGCCGGGGACGCAGCTGCTGCTCGACACCGTGTCTCAGAGAGAGTGTACCCCAGCCAGCCCCCGACACCCAGCCCTCCCAAGCCCACCGGCGTTTTCCAGGCCAGCGCCAACTCCTCCTTCGAGCCTGTGCGCTCCCACACTGTCGGAGTGCGCCCAGTGGAGGTGGACCGTGCACGGATGGTAGTGGAGAGAGGCTCGGACTCTCTGCCCGGAAACCTAGAGCAGCCCCCGGACAACGTGGAGAATATCTATGGAGCGGCCGTGGGGCATGCCCAAGCTGGAGTTGGGGTGCCACCTCTAGGATATCCTTTGAGCCAGTCCCTCTCCAGGCCATCATCCCGGGCTCATGTTGCCCACAGGCCGTGCGAGAGCCCCGCCACTACCCTGTGGGCCCAGCAGGATCCGGCCAGCTTGGGAGCCAACATTCTGCTGGCCCCTGCCGCCCCTCCGGTCCTTGCCCCGTTGCGAGAGCCCAGTGCTGAGGTTATCCAGCCGCCTGAGGATAACCCCTTGGACCTTCAAGCCCCTCACCATGGCTCTCTGCCCTCCCCGCACCCTACAGAGAACCTGGAGAACCCTCCTAAGGTGAGTGAGGGGGATTTTTCTGACCCACAGACTGCTCTGGGCTACGCCTCCCTTCTAGTTTCTGAATCGCTCCACCAGCCTGTGCTGATTGCCCCACCCATTTCCAACTACAGTGTAATTCCTCCCAGCAACTCTGCTCTCTCAGCTAATCAGATCAGCCCCAGGGAGGCCAGCCTTCCTGTCAGAACACCTGCCTCCCAGCCCAGCCCTCGGCCGAGTTCCCATCAGAACCCATTGTTTCCTCCCACACAAATGAGCTTCAGCTCCACCTCTAGTCAAAGCCCCCTTAATCTGGCTCGGGAAGGGGTTAAACCAGAGATCACACCGCCACTGTCCCAGTCTCAGCCCGCCCGTCCTCCTATCTCACGTGGCCAATCAATGGGTGGAGACGGCCACTCTTCTCTACCTGTTAATTCACAGGCTCCTATTCATGTTTCTGCTGCTCCTGCTGCTACCAATCATGATCAACAGTCAAATTACGAGCTGCTTGATTTCTCTATGCACCAATCGCAGATCCCAAACCAAGCAGCTGGGCAgccacctccctccctgcagCAGGGCCCACCCCTGGCAAGTAACGCCCCTGGGTTTTACCTGCAGGTCACCAAAGATGCTCAACATGGGGCGAAAGGTGAAGGGGACTCTCCTGTAGCACACATACCTGCTGAACCTACTCCCCGCCCAGCGGCCCAAAACACTCAACAGCCACCATCTGTGGTACCCCAGCCTGGGCACTTAGGTCAAGTTGAAGCCCCTTCAGCCCCTCTGAGTGGAGGACCCCGCTCCCAGGGGCAGTATCCACCACAAGTACAGGTGCCTGCCAGGGGGAATGCACCCTCAGCTGCTTATCCTGTACCTGGTGTACCTGCGTCCAATCCCCCTAAATCAGGAACTGGACCCACCCCCCAAGGACTACCTGGGGCCCAGCCATCCCCTGCTGACCCACTGCAACCTCCCTCATCCCTGGGGAGCCAGCAGGGCTACGGCCCCCCTCCTCCGGTTCCGGGGTATGGGGGGTATTATGGAGGTGCCTACACGGAGTACCCAGATGGCAGAGCACTATATCCTCCAGCTCCATTCCCACCTGCCCCTGTGGATCCCAGAGCGCAGCAGCATTATCAGGTATACATATCTCTCTACTCAGTCTTGTTTGCTACATGTTATATGCATTTATATCTGTATGATAGCTGTTGATGTTGATGCTAATGCTGTATTTTTCCAATCTGTTGCCAAATTGAGGGGTTTGTAGTGattctaatgtattttgtgGGGCATGTGCTTTGTGTGTAGAAATTAGTGTCATCTCAAAGTATTGCTCAAGTAAAAGAAGACAACCAGAACCATTTTGACAGtatattttttccctcaggATGACCCATACAGGAGGTTGGACCCTCGCTATGGCCGATATGATGGAGCAAACCCGGCCTACCCTCCATACAGAGAGCCCCAACCGGAGAGGCCTAGCTCCAGAACTAGCCAGTACTCAGACAGACCCTCCTCCAGGTCAGGGCAGAGTAACAATTGTAACAGTAATACTTTATTGCCAATGCGTACTGTGGAGAAGTGTGCACGTGTGCAGTGACtgaatgcatgtgtttgtgtattttttttatttgactgttaCACTAGTTGTCAAAGTTCCTGCACACCATTCATTTAGTTTGGATTGGGAAAACTTGTCTGCTGGATGCATTTGCATATTTGCTTTTTAGGGTCCAGAGTTTTAGGTAAGGCCCGTCTGTAACTGTAGGTTGGTTGGTTGAACCTATTTCATCTATTGTCTGCCCTCCCCTCCCCCAGGCAAGGTTTTCCACCAGAAGATTATCACAGAGCTAACCGAAGTGCCTATGATGACTACTATGCAGAGTACTACAAAAACCAGTATGGAGGTACTGACTAGGTTAAGTGATAGTTAATTGGTGGGTCAAGGATAATAGTTATTGCCAATCTGTATATTGTGTAAAGCCAAATGTATACCTGACAAAGTGTGTAACTTAACTACAATGGTAATCCTTTGCAGTTGTTTAGCAAAGAATGCAGACGTCTACAGCCTGTGTAAGACCCTTTGTCACAGAATTTTGGGCAGACAATTATAGTACTTTAATGGAGTGAAGTGGTCTCCCAGTCTAGAACTTCAGATACGCTCACACATGAAAGCCACTGAGCTGTTGCAAATAGATAGTTATTCCTCACAAATTGCTAAACAGTTTTGATGGCTGAATACCAGTCTGTGCTGCCCTGTGAACAATTTCAAAATCAAGCGTGGCCCTTAAGCTAAACAAGTGTGCACGCTTCTTGGTTATCAACATCTTATAGAAAAACGTATTAACAAGTCATTAACAAGAATACAATTGTAAAGTAAAGTCTTCGCTAGCATTAGACAGTCTTGATGGCTTCCAACTGTCTCTGTCCAGACCGGAGCAGATGGGACACCTATAACGTTGCAGCAGGTGCCTATGACCCCCGCTACCGAGACTACTATGACCAAAACTACTGGTACAGCTATCACCCTGAGGCATACCGGGGCAGAGAGGCTGCTTACTACAACCAGCAGCCTGCCCAGCAGTATCCTGCTGCCCCCCCCAGGTATTCAatgctgattttctttttactccttttatatgtatgtatgtgtttacaTGCAATAAAGTACGCCCCCTGGAAAGTTTTTCAtttttggacacatggatatctgAGCTATTTTCCAACCATGTTAATAAGGGTAAAGCAATTTAGCAAATCACACCCACACATTTTAAcgtttatgcaattaaaataaacagaaatacaatttcCTTATGCAAAAGGTTAGCATACCCTTAACTTTACAATCACAAATATCTTAAATTAGAATCTGTAAATAATGATTGGGACAACTGAACTCAATAGACATTATCTTGGGAGCGTTTGGTTTGAAAAGACCTATCCAAGGCCCTctgaagaaagattattgaaatacattatttcactGTCCTGCACAGCATTTACAAGACCACTGGAATTCTACATGGTACAGGTTGTCCCATAAAATTCATGCAAATTCAAGAGATGACTGAAAGATGCTCATAGATGTTTCTGAGGACACCAGGTTAACATCAAAGGATCTGCAGGCCTCTTTTGCCACAATTAATGTTGAattgcatgagtcaactgtcaaaaAGAGATCTCACAAACGTCCTACATCGttggtcaggaaggaagaagcctcaaCTCTCACAAAACAACACGATTGgcagaagaacctcataccaactaCAGGGCATGTAGGTGGTGGCAGTTTGGTTTAGGGCTGCTTTGCTGTCTCAGAGCTAACAggccatcattgagtcaaccatgttGTACCAGGTCACTCttgagaatgtgaggccatctgtcaaaaagcttaaGCTGAACCGACCATGGATCCATCAACAGgataaaaaacacaaagctgCAACACAATatctcaaaaagaagaaattaagGGTTATGGAATGGTCGACTCAAAGCCCAGATGGCAATCCTATCTAAATTATCTTGAGTAACTTGAAGCGGAGTCGTATGTGCAGTAGCAATCAAACAagacacagttgaagcagtattATAAAGAAGATTGGgaaaaatacaggtgctggtcataaaattagaatatcatcaaaaagtttatttctgtaattccattcaaaaagtgaaacttgtatattatattcattcattacacagagactgatatatttcaaatgtttatttctttaattgtgatgattataactgacaactaatgaaaatcccaaattcagtatctctgaaaatttgaatattacttaagaccaatacaaaaaaaatatttttagaaatgttggccaactgaaaagtatgaacatatTAAGAAAGCAtttgagcatgtacagcactcaatacttagttggggctccttttgcctgaattactgcagcaatgcggcgtggcatggagtcgatcagtctgtggcaccgCTCAGGttttatgagagcccaggttgctctcttcacaataccccatagattttctatagggttaaggtcaggtgagtttgctggccaattaagaacagggataccatggtccttaaaccaggtattggtagctttggcactgtgtgcaggtgcgaagtcctgttggaaaatgaaatctgcatctccataaagttggtcagcagccggaagcatgaagtgctctaaaacctcctggtagacggctgcgttgaccttggacctcagaaaacaaagtggaccaacaccagcagatgacatggcaccccaaaccatcactgactgtggaaactttacactggacttcaagcaacgtggattctgtgcctctcctctcttcctccagactctgggaccttgatttccaaaggaaatgcaaaatgtactttcgtctgagaacataactcaacagcagtccagtcctttttgtctttagcccaggtgagacgcttctgacgctgtgttttattcaagagtggcttgacacaaggaatgcgacagctgaaacccatgtcttgcatacatctgtgcgtggtggttcttgaagcactgactccagctgcagtccactctttgtgaatctcccccacatttttgaatgggttttgtttcacaatcctctccagggtgcagttatccctattgcttgtacactttttttttttctaccacatcttttccttcccttgcctctctattaatgtgctctCTATTaatgcttggacacagagctctgtgaacagccagcctctttaactatgaccttttgtgtcttgccctccttgtgcacggggtcaatggtcgtcttttggacagctgtcaagccagcagtcttccccatgattgtgtagcctacagaactagactgagagaccatttaaaggcctttgcaggtgttttgggttaattagctgattagagtgtggcatcaggtgtcttcaatattgaaccttttcaccaTATTCTAATtgtctgagatactgaatttgggtttttcatcagttataatcatcaaaatgaaaagaaataaacacttgaaatatatcagtctgtgtggaatgaatgtatacattatacaagtttccctttttgaatggaattactgaaataaatcaactttttgatgatattctaattttatgaccagcacctgtacatcaAAATCTATAGGGggaaaaaagacaactttcgtGGGGGCGTATGtacttttttcacatgactgtatgtaTACTACTTCAGTGAAATAAAGTCAAATATGACAGATGAGTAGAGGATTACGTAAGACCCAGGCATGGATTGAACCAATTACACAAGAGTTCCACACTAAACCACATTATGGAACCAGATTGTTCCGCACATTTTAGTGTTCTTCATTAATGCTTTCCGTATAAGTAAATGCATTTCTAAAATGAATAGTTAATTTGAGCTTTTTAAGTCTTAGAgaaattaattgtttaaatgTTCAGATCTAAAGGAGTTTGTCTGGGATTAGGCCACAGGGTTATGATGACCAGTGGCGATACTATCCTGGTTATGACGCCAGCTTTGACGATGATTACCGGCGACAGAGGGACCTGTATGGCGACGATTTTGATCGGCGGAGTGTCCATAGCGAACAGTCGGCCCACAGTCTGCATAGCTCACATAGCCATCACAGTCGACACAGCAGTTTCAGCTCCCGCTCacaacaggtgtgtgtgggtgggtgtgggtgggtgggtggggtaattttttttgtgaatcTCTTGTGCGTTGTACTTCTTTTTTAAACCCTTTAATGATATCCATTTACCCCCTCTGCCATGTAGAGTCAGGTGTACAGGTCCCAGCCTGACCTGACAGCAGTTTATGACCCCACTGTGTCTACGTTGCCTGTGGACTACTCCTATGGACAATACCCAGAGCAGACCGACCTGGGACAGAGCTTCAGCCAGTACCCCTACACTTCTGGCTACCAGGCAGACGACAGCACTTGGGTTGCCACTGAGCAGCGTAGgaatatttttattgatattaATTGCCAGCTTCAGAGCAAATTTGCCTTTTGAGTTCCGTGGGGGGGGTATTTTTGCATTATAGGACCTACCTTCTGCTGGTGCTTTTGCATGCATTCCTTTTTTGGATGGGAGTTATTGTGATTGCATTTATTTGAActagaaaaaaagaatggtctttttttttgtgtggaattAATGCAACCAGTCATTATGCTTTGATCTAACTGTTAAACATTTACGCTTGTCAACAATTTTAACATCTCACTCTCCCCCAATCAACTCACCGGAAAAACCACCTGAGCGAGTGGAACATCCCTATTACCTACATAACCAGTCCTATTAGTGATTCTAGTTGGTCTGGGGTTTTTGGGATCAGATTATTCACTGAATATTAAAATTATGCTAT is drawn from Esox lucius isolate fEsoLuc1 chromosome 14, fEsoLuc1.pri, whole genome shotgun sequence and contains these coding sequences:
- the sec16a gene encoding protein transport protein Sec16A isoform X1, with protein sequence MQPPPRPGPPGVSRPPQASGGPNAFRRQRPHKNTGSMAGQPPPAQPMTDPFAFGRQNAPILAAPSSSPQPIQNMAPSTYPQAGMSQGLHQSQPLEDAQAGAAPLDPQLSSTPGVSLFTPHSGMSPFPGALLCPPDHASPSAEQGYFNSSVPVPSMTPRPPPMASAPVPGQAPHAPDHRGEPPPRVMPFPPVFAASSQWGHDHGSRPPSVQNYFQPTSDPLPMTYHTPAQIPSPHGAPPVQQTLPSPQQPDKAPSSQWSNLANANGLQQHDSHFQNQSYLSQSSASQESRLNQPPQDLAYHQMGAGPSLTRPDSAGSHYRPDSAGSHHGSAPAPVPYVADGTISMFFEGSDVENEETLAGEGGRTVNGLQPSHSHEQMSSHNPQAHLLAGVEAPQGYQAPPLEADQPPPYMFDNNFPGAEDTAQPKPTEGQFDHVENLECVTNQEVLPSEPQSSPVAAAAHGGVRYEVGPNLETPDCVSRPMRSASVSSSYSNMSHSSGTGIVPRRHQGVVGTFIQQESPRPSEDVHLAAASGGYFEQIDTSPAGDAAAARHRVSERVYPSQPPTPSPPKPTGVFQASANSSFEPVRSHTVGVRPVEVDRARMVVERGSDSLPGNLEQPPDNVENIYGAAVGHAQAGVGVPPLGYPLSQSLSRPSSRAHVAHRPCESPATTLWAQQDPASLGANILLAPAAPPVLAPLREPSAEVIQPPEDNPLDLQAPHHGSLPSPHPTENLENPPKVSEGDFSDPQTALGYASLLVSESLHQPVLIAPPISNYSVIPPSNSALSANQISPREASLPVRTPASQPSPRPSSHQNPLFPPTQMSFSSTSSQSPLNLAREGVKPEITPPLSQSQPARPPISRGQSMGGDGHSSLPVNSQAPIHVSAAPAATNHDQQSNYELLDFSMHQSQIPNQAAGQPPPSLQQGPPLASNAPGFYLQVTKDAQHGAKGEGDSPVAHIPAEPTPRPAAQNTQQPPSVVPQPGHLGQVEAPSAPLSGGPRSQGQYPPQVQVPARGNAPSAAYPVPGVPASNPPKSGTGPTPQGLPGAQPSPADPLQPPSSLGSQQGYGPPPPVPGYGGYYGGAYTEYPDGRALYPPAPFPPAPVDPRAQQHYQDDPYRRLDPRYGRYDGANPAYPPYREPQPERPSSRTSQYSDRPSSRQGFPPEDYHRANRSAYDDYYAEYYKNQYGDRSRWDTYNVAAGAYDPRYRDYYDQNYWYSYHPEAYRGREAAYYNQQPAQQYPAAPPRPQGYDDQWRYYPGYDASFDDDYRRQRDLYGDDFDRRSVHSEQSAHSLHSSHSHHSRHSSFSSRSQQSQVYRSQPDLTAVYDPTVSTLPVDYSYGQYPEQTDLGQSFSQYPYTSGYQADDSTWVATEQPPPRPVTPEKFSVPHRCACFGPGGHLIQVLPNLPSAGQPALVEIHNMETMLQDTSEQSELRSFPGPLLKDDTHKVDVIKFSQNKVLECARNNDLLDKDSAALLWDFIVLLCRQNGTVVGTDLADLLLKEHRSVWLPGKSPNEANLIDFNNEPLARAEEEPGAGPLSLLSDTFMTVPENVGKETERFRELLLFGRKKDALEAAMKGGLWGHALLLASKMDSRTHARVMTRFANSLPINDPLQTVYQLMSGRMPASATCCGDEKWGDWRPHLAMVLSNLTHTLDLDTRTITTMGDTLASKGLIDAAHFCYLMAQVGLGVFTKKSTKMVLIGSNHSLSFYQFATNEAIQRTEAYEYAQSLGSQPCSLPNFQVFKLIYACRLAEAGLCAQAFHYCEVISRSVLIQPSYHSPVFISQLIQMSEKMRFFDPQLKEKADQELFMEPEWLIHLRQLDGQMRTGVIAYNEDRATPQQYDCCTPSSELDQPSPPEPYAQPLSIDEHTSGNPLMTSLIPGPPPQGVQLMPPAPPTILQEGMVSQTQSPSDGVQFFPVPQSLPSPPAQIPLRGFPSQSSGIAAHYHPQPPQQPQSDQSNLYPGAQHQQPMMHPPQQQRMMPQEIQPPLQMQHQTHVMSSNDQQTGVPEMLPSPTSTSPQRNAFTPKMDFYDHMAHMGPGRRSRTSSQSSMHMQPPGRRSRTTSESSTHSGGRERSNSAVKQTSPPPPSIPEQPHKEDMKKAKKDSPKKGGGGGGGSGGWLNWLYRKGKNEAHLPDDKNKSIVWDEKKQKWVNLDEPEEEYKPPPPPPSGFPKMPGPKAGPGGPPTGGPPVNMFSRRAGTKSRYVDVLNPGGTRAKPCGSAPAPSDFFAPLAPMPMPTNLFVPGAEDQQPMEGNVPQTEGNQEQSGPNPSSVSQMFNPTLLPPGPERPPDGTQSGELSRSSSMSSLSREVSQHLNQVPQNQQQPPQGAPPSGGVTFYNPAQFAQANIPSGGLLSGRLGGPRAYPVLK
- the sec16a gene encoding protein transport protein Sec16A isoform X3 — protein: MQPPPRPGPPGVSRPPQASGGPNAFRRQRPHKNTGSMAGQPPPAQPMTDPFAFGRQNAPILAAPSSSPQPIQNMAPSTYPQAGMSQGLHQSQPLEDAQAGAAPLDPQLSSTPGVSLFTPHSGMSPFPGALLCPPDHASPSAEQGYFNSSVPVPSMTPRPPPMASAPVPGQAPHAPDHRGEPPPRVMPFPPVFAASSQWGHDHGSRPPSVQNYFQPTSDPLPMTYHTPAQIPSPHGAPPVQQTLPSPQQPDKAPSSQWSNLANANGLQQHDSHFQNQSYLSQSSASQESRLNQPPQDLAYHQMGAGPSLTRPDSAGSHYRPDSAGSHHGSAPAPVPYVADGTISMFFEGSDVENEETLAGEGGRTVNGLQPSHSHEQMSSHNPQAHLLAGVEAPQGYQAPPLEADQPPPYMFDNNFPGAEDTAQPKPTEGQFDHVENLECVTNQEVLPSEPQSSPVAAAAHGGVRYEVGPNLETPDCVSRPMRSASVSSSYSNMSHSSGTGIVPRRHQGVVGTFIQQESPRPSEDVHLAAASGGYFEQIDTSPAGDAAAARHRVSERVYPSQPPTPSPPKPTGVFQASANSSFEPVRSHTVGVRPVEVDRARMVVERGSDSLPGNLEQPPDNVENIYGAAVGHAQAGVGVPPLGYPLSQSLSRPSSRAHVAHRPCESPATTLWAQQDPASLGANILLAPAAPPVLAPLREPSAEVIQPPEDNPLDLQAPHHGSLPSPHPTENLENPPKVSEGDFSDPQTALGYASLLVSESLHQPVLIAPPISNYSVIPPSNSALSANQISPREASLPVRTPASQPSPRPSSHQNPLFPPTQMSFSSTSSQSPLNLAREGVKPEITPPLSQSQPARPPISRGQSMGGDGHSSLPVNSQAPIHVSAAPAATNHDQQSNYELLDFSMHQSQIPNQAAGQPPPSLQQGPPLASNAPGFYLQVTKDAQHGAKGEGDSPVAHIPAEPTPRPAAQNTQQPPSVVPQPGHLGQVEAPSAPLSGGPRSQGQYPPQVQVPARGNAPSAAYPVPGVPASNPPKSGTGPTPQGLPGAQPSPADPLQPPSSLGSQQGYGPPPPVPGYGGYYGGAYTEYPDGRALYPPAPFPPAPVDPRAQQHYQDDPYRRLDPRYGRYDGANPAYPPYREPQPERPSSRTSQYSDRPSSRQGFPPEDYHRANRSAYDDYYAEYYKNQYGDRSRWDTYNVAAGAYDPRYRDYYDQNYWYSYHPEAYRGREAAYYNQQPAQQYPAAPPRPQGYDDQWRYYPGYDASFDDDYRRQRDLYGDDFDRRSVHSEQSAHSLHSSHSHHSRHSSFSSRSQQSQVYRSQPDLTAVYDPTVSTLPVDYSYGQYPEQTDLGQSFSQYPYTSGYQADDSTWVATEQPPPRPVTPEKFSVPHRCACFGPGGHLIQVLPNLPSAGQPALVEIHNMETMLQDTSEQSELRSFPGPLLKDDTHKVDVIKFSQNKVLECARNNDLLDKDSAALLWDFIVLLCRQNGTVVGTDLADLLLKEHRSVWLPGKSPNEANLIDFNNEPLARAEEEPGAGPLSLLSDTFMTVPENVGKETERFRELLLFGRKKDALEAAMKGGLWGHALLLASKMDSRTHARVMTRFANSLPINDPLQTVYQLMSGRMPASATCCGDEKWGDWRPHLAMVLSNLTHTLDLDTRTITTMGDTLASKGLIDAAHFCYLMAQVGLGVFTKKSTKMVLIGSNHSLSFYQFATNEAIQRTEAYEYAQSLGSQPCSLPNFQVFKLIYACRLAEAGLCAQAFHYCEVISRSVLIQPSYHSPVFISQLIQMSEKMRFFDPQLKEKADQELFMEPEWLIHLRQLDGQMRTGVIAYNEDRATPQQYDCCTPSSELDQPSPPEPYAQPLSIDEHTSGNPLMTSLIPGPPPQGVQLMPPAPPTILQEGMVSQTQSPSDGVQFFPVPQSLPSPPAQIPLRGFPSQSSGIAAHYHPQPPQQPQSDQSNLYPGAQHQQPMMHPPQQQRMMPQEIQPPLQMQHQTHVMSSNDQQTGVPEMLPSPTSTSPQRNAFTPKMDFYDHMAHMGPGRRSRTSSQSSMHMPPGRRSRTTSESSTHSGGRERSNSAVKQTSPPPPSIPEQPHKEDMKKAKKDSPKKGGGGGGGSGGWLNWLYRKGKNEAHLPDDKNKSIVWDEKKQKWVNLDEPEEEYKPPPPPPSGFPKMPGPKAGPGGPPTGGPPVNMFSRRAGTKSRYVDVLNPGGTRAKPCGSAPAPSDFFAPLAPMPMPTNLFVPGAEDQQPMEGNVPQTEGNQEQSGPNPSSVSQMFNPTLLPPGPERPPDGTQSGELSRSSSMSSLSREVSQHLNQVPQNQQQPPQGAPPSGGVTFYNPAQFAQANIPSGGLLSGRLGGPRAYPVLK